A window from Trueperaceae bacterium encodes these proteins:
- a CDS encoding amino acid ABC transporter permease yields the protein MGPGATARRGLLGRIRPSYLILLTALPFVVYLFVSSERYQAALEFLLPGIGTTAFVTVVAYLAASALGLVLAGLQLLRQGERTVRNFLVGSAVLLAGAAALFALPKEQFALIGTAEGRVAIVQGTPTSASDPVKLGRYPGAPGPQAVRAVTDVAAALERLASGQVSSALIPVAAVPAGADVLWTTSFLAPGLKRPAMLLLVLGALGLALTFAGWQSGAHPLRLVSELYVDVLRGIPMLVVILYVGFPLQGAIRDATGGFIDMSRVTRGIVGISLGYAAYMAEIFRAGIEAIGKGQSEAARSLGLSTWQTARFVVLPQALRIVVPPLGNEFIAMLKDTSLLSVLSVRDITQRAREFQAANFEVFPPFNTVAILYIVLTLMASSLAKSVERRTSWTR from the coding sequence ATGGGGCCCGGGGCGACCGCGCGCCGCGGCTTACTCGGCCGCATCAGGCCGAGTTACCTCATCCTGCTGACGGCGCTGCCCTTCGTCGTCTACCTCTTCGTCTCGTCCGAGCGCTACCAGGCGGCGCTGGAGTTCCTGCTCCCCGGCATCGGCACCACCGCCTTCGTGACGGTGGTGGCCTACCTGGCCGCCTCGGCGCTCGGGCTCGTGCTCGCGGGGCTGCAGTTGCTCAGGCAGGGCGAGCGCACCGTCCGCAACTTCCTCGTCGGCTCGGCGGTCCTCCTCGCGGGGGCCGCCGCCCTGTTCGCGTTGCCGAAGGAGCAGTTCGCGCTGATCGGCACCGCCGAGGGGAGGGTCGCGATCGTGCAGGGCACGCCGACCAGCGCGTCGGACCCGGTGAAGCTCGGGCGCTACCCGGGAGCCCCCGGTCCGCAGGCGGTGCGGGCCGTGACCGACGTCGCGGCCGCGCTCGAGCGCCTGGCCTCGGGGCAGGTCAGCTCGGCGCTCATCCCGGTGGCCGCCGTGCCGGCCGGCGCCGACGTCCTGTGGACCACCTCGTTCCTGGCGCCGGGCCTGAAACGCCCGGCCATGCTCCTGCTCGTGCTGGGGGCGTTGGGGTTGGCGCTCACGTTCGCCGGCTGGCAGAGCGGGGCGCACCCGTTGCGGCTCGTCTCCGAGCTCTACGTCGACGTGCTGCGCGGCATCCCGATGCTCGTGGTCATCCTGTACGTCGGCTTCCCCCTGCAGGGCGCCATCCGGGACGCCACCGGTGGGTTCATCGACATGTCGCGCGTGACGCGCGGCATCGTGGGCATCAGCCTGGGCTACGCCGCCTACATGGCCGAGATCTTCCGGGCGGGCATCGAGGCGATAGGCAAGGGCCAGAGCGAGGCCGCTCGGAGCCTGGGGCTCTCCACGTGGCAGACGGCGCGCTTCGTGGTCCTGCCGCAGGCGCTCCGCATCGTGGTGCCGCCCCTCGGCAACGAGTTCATCGCCATGCTGAAGGACACCTCGCTCCTCTCGGTGTTGTCCGTTCGCGACATCACGCAGCGGGCCCGGGAGTTCCAGGCCGCCAACTTCGAGGTCTTCCCCCCCTTCAACACCGTGGCCATCCTCTACATCGTGCTCACCTTGATGGCCTCCTCGTTGGCCAAATCGGTCGAGCGCCGCACGAGCTGGACGCGCTGA
- the alr gene encoding alanine racemase yields the protein MSENPVAHVDLGAIAHNLGCVKERLAPGVQAMAMVKADGYGHGIVPVARRLAAAGATWFGAATPGEARALRAAGLDQGVLLLSPVTDAAVITELCELNVALVATDAASVDAYLAADLPRPLRLHLKVDTGMGRLGLPWGRSAEVATKIAGERRLELEGVWTHFTDADTPSRDATLAQLEAFELALAALARHGVDVPLRHTANSAATLAYPEAHYDMVRPGIVLYGHYPSEAVAAVEPRLRPAMRLSAPVTFVKPVGAGTGVSYGRLWRAPADTRLATVRIGYADGYPRLLTGVGWASVRGVRCEVVGRVCMDQLLLDVGAAADVRVGDRATLWGGDGPDAEALAQAIGTVSYELLTRLMPRVEREYSG from the coding sequence ATGTCCGAGAACCCCGTGGCGCACGTCGACCTGGGCGCAATCGCCCACAACCTCGGGTGCGTCAAGGAGCGCCTGGCGCCGGGCGTGCAGGCCATGGCGATGGTGAAGGCCGACGGCTACGGCCACGGCATCGTGCCGGTGGCACGGCGCCTGGCGGCGGCCGGCGCGACCTGGTTCGGCGCCGCCACGCCGGGCGAGGCCCGCGCGCTCCGCGCGGCCGGCCTGGACCAGGGCGTGCTACTACTCAGCCCGGTGACGGACGCCGCGGTCATCACCGAGCTCTGCGAGCTGAACGTGGCGCTGGTCGCCACCGACGCCGCCTCGGTCGACGCCTACCTGGCGGCGGACCTCCCCCGCCCCTTGCGGCTCCACCTCAAGGTGGACACGGGCATGGGGCGCCTCGGCCTGCCGTGGGGGCGCTCGGCCGAGGTGGCGACGAAGATCGCAGGGGAGCGGCGGCTCGAGCTCGAGGGCGTGTGGACGCACTTCACGGACGCGGACACGCCGTCGCGCGACGCGACGCTCGCGCAGCTCGAGGCGTTCGAGCTGGCGTTGGCCGCACTGGCGCGCCACGGCGTCGACGTGCCGCTCAGGCACACGGCGAACTCGGCCGCCACGCTGGCTTACCCGGAGGCGCACTACGACATGGTGCGGCCCGGCATCGTGCTGTACGGGCACTACCCGAGCGAGGCGGTGGCGGCGGTCGAGCCCCGGCTAAGGCCCGCCATGCGCCTGAGCGCCCCCGTCACGTTCGTGAAGCCGGTCGGGGCGGGCACCGGCGTGTCCTACGGGCGGTTGTGGCGCGCCCCGGCAGACACTCGCCTGGCGACGGTGAGGATCGGCTACGCCGACGGCTACCCGCGCCTGCTCACGGGCGTCGGTTGGGCCAGCGTCCGCGGCGTGCGCTGCGAGGTGGTCGGCCGGGTCTGCATGGACCAGCTGCTGCTCGACGTGGGGGCGGCGGCCGACGTGCGCGTCGGCGACCGCGCCACGCTGTGGGGCGGCGACGGTCCCGACGCGGAGGCGCTGGCGCAGGCCATCGGCACCGTGTCGTACGAGCTGTTGACGCGGTTGATGCCGCGCGTGGAGCGGGAGTACTCGGGCTGA
- a CDS encoding deoxynucleoside kinase, with translation MATIVVEGPIGVGKTTLARYLADDLGARLLLEVVEENPFLARFYEDRRRYAFQTETFFLLSRFRQHSELAQASLFTPHTVADYLFDKTFLFASLTLEGDEFELYRELFLQLRSRLPRPDLVVYLRAEPDVLLERIRRRGRPFEAGIEAGYLERITAAYDDLFARSEIPVEVVDAGAIDFVADEGQRADLLALLRASAKAA, from the coding sequence ATGGCTACCATCGTCGTGGAAGGACCGATCGGCGTCGGCAAGACGACCCTCGCTCGCTACCTGGCGGACGACCTGGGCGCGAGGCTGCTCCTGGAGGTCGTGGAGGAGAACCCGTTCCTCGCGCGCTTCTACGAGGACCGGCGGCGCTACGCGTTCCAGACGGAGACCTTCTTCCTCCTGTCGCGGTTCAGGCAGCACTCGGAGCTGGCGCAGGCCTCCCTGTTCACCCCGCACACCGTCGCCGACTACCTGTTCGACAAGACGTTCCTGTTCGCCTCCCTCACGCTCGAGGGCGACGAGTTCGAGCTCTACCGCGAGCTGTTCCTGCAGTTGCGCTCGCGCCTGCCGCGGCCCGACCTGGTGGTCTACCTGCGCGCCGAACCCGACGTCCTGCTCGAGCGGATAAGGCGCCGCGGTCGGCCGTTCGAGGCCGGCATCGAGGCCGGCTACCTCGAGCGCATAACGGCGGCCTACGACGACCTGTTCGCGCGTAGCGAGATCCCCGTCGAGGTGGTCGACGCGGGCGCCATAGATTTCGTGGCCGACGAGGGGCAGCGCGCCGACCTGCTCGCCCTCCTGCGCGCGTCCGCCAAGGCCGCATGA
- a CDS encoding thymidine phosphorylase, with protein MTTDPRPLELIIAKRAGGEHTAAELRAFLTGYLAGAVPDYQVAAWLMAVCWRGMTPRETADLTLAMAHSGDVLDLSDLPHTLDKHSTGGVGDKTTLVLAPLLAVMGGTVAKMSGRGLGHTGGTVDKLESIPGFRAALSDEEFMATAREVGVVVTGQSKDLAPADGLLYALRDATGTVESLPLIASSVMSKKLAGGARSIVLDVKVGSGAFMKTVSDARALAEAMVSIGRLNGRNVRAVLSSMAQPLGHMVGNALEVTEAIACLRGEGPADLLELCLVLAEEVLTAAGLPADRGALIDAVDSGRAMARFEAWIEAQGGDVASLAHLERAPGQALVRAPRGGVVARVDALAVGRAAGALGGGRSRKGDTVDAGVGVELHAKVGTPVAAGEAVATLWHRGGRGLEAAAALVAGAFEVAENAAPQPLVLARAVGADR; from the coding sequence GTGACCACCGACCCGCGGCCGCTGGAGCTCATCATCGCCAAGCGCGCCGGCGGCGAGCACACGGCGGCCGAGTTGCGGGCGTTCCTGACCGGCTACCTGGCCGGCGCCGTGCCCGACTACCAGGTGGCGGCCTGGCTCATGGCGGTGTGCTGGCGCGGCATGACGCCGCGGGAGACGGCCGACCTGACGCTCGCCATGGCCCACTCCGGCGACGTCCTCGACCTCTCGGACCTGCCGCACACCCTCGACAAGCACTCCACCGGCGGCGTGGGCGACAAGACGACCCTCGTGCTCGCCCCCCTGCTCGCCGTCATGGGCGGCACCGTCGCCAAGATGAGCGGCCGCGGGCTCGGCCACACGGGCGGAACCGTCGACAAGCTCGAGAGCATCCCGGGCTTCCGCGCGGCCCTCAGCGACGAGGAGTTCATGGCCACCGCCCGCGAGGTCGGCGTGGTCGTCACCGGCCAATCCAAGGACCTCGCGCCCGCCGACGGGCTCCTCTACGCGTTGAGGGACGCCACCGGCACCGTCGAGTCGCTGCCGCTGATAGCCAGCAGCGTCATGAGCAAGAAGCTGGCGGGCGGCGCCCGCTCGATCGTGCTCGACGTCAAGGTAGGCAGCGGTGCCTTCATGAAGACGGTCTCCGACGCCCGCGCGCTGGCCGAGGCCATGGTGAGCATCGGTCGGCTGAACGGTCGGAACGTCCGCGCCGTCCTCTCCAGCATGGCGCAACCCCTCGGGCACATGGTCGGCAACGCCCTCGAGGTCACCGAGGCTATCGCCTGTCTCCGCGGCGAGGGTCCGGCCGACCTCCTCGAGCTGTGCCTGGTGCTGGCCGAGGAGGTGTTGACGGCAGCGGGTCTGCCCGCGGACCGTGGGGCGCTGATCGACGCCGTCGACAGCGGCCGCGCCATGGCGCGCTTCGAGGCGTGGATCGAGGCTCAGGGCGGCGACGTCGCCAGCCTCGCACACCTCGAGCGCGCGCCGGGACAGGCGCTCGTCAGGGCCCCGCGCGGTGGCGTGGTGGCGCGGGTCGACGCCCTGGCCGTTGGCCGCGCCGCGGGCGCCCTCGGTGGCGGCCGCAGCCGCAAGGGCGACACCGTGGACGCGGGCGTCGGGGTGGAGCTGCACGCCAAGGTGGGCACGCCGGTCGCCGCCGGCGAGGCCGTCGCCACCCTGTGGCACCGGGGCGGGCGCGGGCTGGAGGCCGCCGCCGCGCTGGTGGCCGGCGCCTTCGAGGTGGCGGAGAACGCCGCGCCACAGCCGCTCGTGCTGGCCCGCGCCGTGGGCGCGGACCGCTGA
- a CDS encoding UDP-N-acetylmuramoyl-L-alanyl-D-glutamate--2,6-diaminopimelate ligase: MRPAADATSGPGELPLAALWRAAAALAPELFGAPTQRPAGDLAGGPSITSVAQDHRRVAPGALFVARRGQKFDGHDYLPAAVAAGAVALVGDRPLADLARVPTVPYLEVPDARLALPYLAAAFERRPSERLRVLGVTGTDGKTTTSYLLHWLLGGRFTAGLLSTAGNLLGADALPPLAGHFTTPEAPEVQAMLGRFLRAGASHVVLESSSHGFSLHRLDAVDYATGVFTNLTPEHLDHHGSIEAYREAKLTLLRRAERAVVNLDDEHASHFLAAGRQVVTYGRGARADVRIDAIEPRPGGLELLLHVFGRRLAAELPLVGGFNAWNAAAAVAAATLEGVPAEEAAARLAAFPGVPGRMQVVQSAPVTVIVDFAHTPPAVAKALAAVRRPTGRTIVVVGAAGERDPGKRPLIGRAAVLGADLAVFTEEDSRSESTAAILAAIAEGAAAAGGRAGTDYLLVPDRREAIGTALGRALPGDVVLLAGKGHERTLERANETLPWDEAAEARLALLT, encoded by the coding sequence GTGAGACCCGCCGCCGACGCCACGAGCGGTCCCGGGGAGCTCCCCCTCGCTGCCCTGTGGCGGGCGGCGGCCGCCCTGGCGCCCGAGCTGTTCGGGGCGCCCACGCAGCGGCCGGCCGGGGACTTGGCTGGCGGGCCGAGCATCACGAGCGTGGCGCAGGACCACCGCCGCGTCGCGCCCGGCGCCCTGTTCGTGGCGCGGCGCGGACAGAAGTTCGACGGCCACGACTACCTGCCGGCCGCGGTGGCCGCCGGCGCGGTGGCCCTGGTGGGCGACCGGCCCCTGGCCGACCTGGCTCGGGTGCCGACCGTGCCCTACCTCGAGGTGCCGGACGCCCGCCTCGCCCTCCCCTACCTGGCGGCGGCGTTCGAGCGGCGACCCTCCGAGCGCCTGCGCGTCCTCGGGGTCACCGGCACGGACGGCAAGACCACGACGAGTTACCTGCTCCACTGGCTCCTGGGTGGGCGGTTCACGGCGGGCCTACTCAGCACGGCGGGCAACCTGCTCGGCGCCGACGCCCTGCCCCCCCTCGCCGGTCACTTCACGACGCCCGAGGCCCCCGAGGTGCAGGCCATGCTCGGCAGGTTCCTGCGCGCCGGGGCGAGCCACGTCGTGCTCGAGTCCAGCTCGCACGGCTTCTCGCTGCACCGCCTCGACGCCGTCGACTACGCCACCGGCGTGTTCACCAACCTGACCCCTGAGCACCTCGACCACCACGGCAGCATCGAGGCGTACCGCGAGGCCAAGCTCACGCTGCTGCGCCGCGCCGAGCGCGCCGTGGTCAACCTCGACGACGAGCACGCGAGCCACTTCCTGGCCGCCGGCCGCCAAGTCGTCACCTACGGTCGTGGTGCGCGCGCCGACGTGCGGATCGACGCGATCGAGCCGCGCCCGGGCGGCCTCGAGCTGCTGCTGCACGTGTTCGGCCGGCGCCTCGCGGCCGAGCTGCCGCTGGTGGGCGGGTTCAACGCCTGGAACGCCGCGGCCGCCGTCGCCGCCGCCACGCTGGAGGGCGTGCCTGCAGAAGAGGCCGCCGCGCGCCTGGCGGCCTTCCCCGGGGTGCCGGGCCGCATGCAGGTCGTGCAGTCGGCGCCCGTCACCGTCATCGTCGACTTCGCGCACACGCCGCCCGCCGTCGCCAAGGCCCTGGCCGCCGTGAGGCGCCCGACGGGCCGCACCATCGTGGTGGTGGGCGCCGCCGGCGAGCGCGACCCGGGCAAGCGCCCGCTGATCGGGCGCGCCGCCGTGCTGGGCGCCGACCTGGCGGTCTTCACGGAGGAGGACTCCCGGAGCGAGAGCACCGCGGCCATCCTCGCCGCCATCGCGGAAGGGGCGGCCGCGGCAGGCGGGCGCGCCGGCACCGACTACCTGCTCGTCCCGGACAGGCGCGAGGCCATCGGGACGGCACTTGGCCGCGCCCTGCCGGGCGACGTCGTGCTGCTCGCCGGCAAGGGCCATGAGCGCACGCTCGAGCGCGCCAACGAGACCCTTCCCTGGGACGAAGCGGCAGAGGCCAGGCTGGCGCTCCTCACGTAG
- a CDS encoding HlyC/CorC family transporter → MEDNPPDRSWRSPRPLPPLSLPLIVSLAGLAFAQEPGGVAAPVGVTALQVAALVLLLAASAFLSTAQTALTAVGEWKVRRLLAEGEEPSSAFVLLERNPARFITTVLIGNTVVNAAIAVLVLDVLLLNAAAIGIGQAGAVALAIALVSVGILLFCELAPKAIAAHDPVRVTKLVLRPVYALSIVLYPLGIFFNWLTGQMLRPFRIRPTRAALMSEGELRLMLQSAEESGVIEAQEQAMIKGVIDLEETVVREVMTPRVDVVGIGAGAGLAELQSVVTEHGYSRLPVYGDGVDDIKGMVYARDLLPYLGRPEALAATRVADLMTAVQYVPETLSVMSLLREMRARKNHMAVVVDEFGGTSGVVTLEDIIEEITGEIYDETDEDEVEDVVRLEDGSFRLQGGTHIETIASELGLEFDPNGDYDTVAGFLIDELDHIPRSGEEVTYKGVRFVVEQADERRVVSVVATRLPEEPVGEATSAPEQVEG, encoded by the coding sequence ATGGAAGACAACCCTCCGGACCGATCATGGCGCTCGCCGCGCCCCCTACCACCGCTGTCACTACCCCTCATCGTTAGCCTGGCCGGCCTGGCGTTCGCACAGGAGCCGGGCGGAGTCGCGGCGCCCGTCGGCGTCACGGCGCTCCAGGTCGCGGCCCTCGTCCTCCTGTTGGCGGCCTCCGCCTTCCTCTCCACGGCGCAGACCGCGCTCACGGCCGTGGGCGAGTGGAAGGTCCGGCGCCTGCTTGCCGAGGGTGAGGAGCCCAGCAGCGCGTTCGTGCTGCTCGAGCGCAACCCGGCCCGCTTCATCACGACCGTCCTGATCGGCAACACCGTCGTCAACGCGGCCATCGCCGTGCTCGTCCTCGACGTGTTGCTGCTCAACGCCGCCGCCATCGGCATCGGCCAGGCCGGCGCGGTGGCCCTGGCCATCGCCCTCGTGAGCGTGGGCATACTCCTCTTCTGCGAACTGGCCCCCAAGGCCATCGCCGCGCACGACCCCGTGCGGGTCACCAAGCTCGTGCTCAGGCCGGTGTACGCCCTGTCCATCGTGCTCTACCCCCTCGGCATCTTCTTCAACTGGTTGACCGGGCAGATGCTGCGCCCGTTCCGCATCCGACCGACGCGCGCCGCGCTGATGTCCGAGGGGGAGCTCAGGCTCATGCTCCAGAGCGCCGAGGAGTCCGGGGTCATCGAGGCGCAGGAGCAGGCCATGATCAAGGGCGTCATCGACCTGGAGGAGACCGTCGTGCGGGAGGTGATGACGCCGCGCGTGGACGTCGTGGGCATCGGCGCCGGCGCGGGCCTGGCGGAACTGCAGAGCGTCGTCACCGAGCACGGCTACAGCCGCCTGCCCGTCTACGGCGATGGGGTGGACGACATCAAGGGGATGGTTTACGCGCGCGACCTCCTGCCGTACCTCGGCCGACCGGAGGCGCTGGCCGCCACGCGGGTGGCCGACCTCATGACCGCCGTTCAGTACGTGCCCGAGACCCTCTCGGTCATGAGCCTGCTGCGGGAGATGCGCGCCCGCAAGAACCACATGGCCGTGGTCGTCGACGAGTTCGGCGGCACGTCCGGGGTGGTCACGCTCGAGGACATCATCGAGGAGATCACGGGCGAGATCTACGACGAGACGGACGAGGACGAGGTGGAGGACGTCGTCCGGTTGGAAGACGGCAGCTTCCGCCTCCAGGGCGGCACCCATATCGAGACGATCGCGAGCGAACTGGGGCTCGAGTTCGATCCGAACGGCGATTACGACACGGTGGCCGGCTTCCTCATCGACGAGCTCGACCACATCCCCCGCTCCGGCGAGGAGGTCACCTACAAGGGCGTGCGCTTCGTCGTCGAGCAGGCCGACGAGCGGCGCGTGGTGAGCGTGGTGGCGACCAGGCTCCCGGAGGAGCCGGTGGGAGAGGCGACGAGCGCCCCCGAGCAGGTTGAGGGCTGA
- a CDS encoding deoxynucleoside kinase, with product MYVAVAGNIGAGKSSLTRVLSARYHLAPVFEAVDENPYLEDFYADMPRYAFHSQVFFLAARLKQHLREVNPGRRVIQDRTVYEDAAIFARLLHDDGVMDDRDHASYRTLYHAVLAALRPPDLLIYLRADLATLKRHIAQRGRHYEANIEDAYLQRLNELYEGWIEDYTLSPVVVVPGDDLDFVNDKGDLRKVLDLLERHGLAAPVVG from the coding sequence ATCTACGTCGCGGTCGCCGGCAACATCGGCGCGGGCAAGTCGAGCCTCACGCGGGTGCTGTCGGCGCGCTACCACCTGGCGCCCGTCTTCGAGGCGGTGGACGAGAACCCCTACCTCGAGGACTTCTACGCCGACATGCCGCGCTACGCCTTCCACTCGCAGGTCTTCTTCCTGGCAGCGCGGCTGAAGCAGCACCTGCGCGAGGTGAACCCGGGGCGGCGCGTCATCCAGGACCGCACGGTGTACGAGGACGCCGCCATCTTCGCGCGCCTGTTGCACGACGACGGGGTGATGGACGACCGCGACCACGCCTCCTACCGCACCCTCTACCACGCGGTTCTCGCGGCGCTGCGCCCGCCCGACCTGCTCATCTACCTGCGCGCGGACCTGGCGACGCTCAAGCGACACATCGCGCAGCGCGGCAGGCATTACGAGGCCAACATCGAGGACGCCTACCTGCAGCGGCTCAACGAGCTCTACGAGGGGTGGATCGAGGACTACACGCTGTCGCCGGTCGTCGTGGTGCCCGGCGACGACCTCGACTTCGTTAACGACAAGGGCGACCTGCGCAAGGTCCTCGACCTGCTCGAGCGTCACGGGCTGGCGGCGCCGGTCGTAGGGTGA
- a CDS encoding DUF2156 domain-containing protein, which yields MRSATPASPATSSPRPYRAPSAPPAAKQAPHSDPDACAERARVLVLRHGWNTTAHQALDGRLRRWFSAAGDGLVAYSEHASVRLVAGAPVAPLERLAAVAAEFEAAAARAGKRVCYFGAEERLLRSGDYAAHLIGMHPVWTPATWAERFDGSASLRAQRSRAGNKGVRVHEAPGASERSAAVAACHAAWLAEKRLPALGFLAHTDPNALAPGALADRRLFVATLGQAPGRERPGTVVGYVTAAPIPQRAGWLIDKVVRRRSAPNGTAELLLDTAIRRLAPSAERITLGLAPLALPGRAQERRDAAPAWLHAAEWAARRWGRALYDFEGLQAFKRKFRPDAWEPVYLLTPARRIGVRECVALAAAFLATR from the coding sequence GTGCGCAGCGCCACCCCCGCCTCCCCCGCCACGAGTTCTCCCCGCCCCTACCGCGCACCGTCCGCCCCCCCGGCGGCCAAGCAGGCGCCGCACAGCGACCCCGACGCCTGTGCCGAGCGCGCCCGGGTGCTCGTGCTCCGGCACGGCTGGAACACGACCGCGCATCAGGCGCTCGACGGGCGCCTGCGGCGCTGGTTCAGCGCGGCAGGCGACGGCCTGGTGGCCTACTCGGAGCACGCGAGCGTGCGGCTCGTGGCCGGCGCGCCCGTGGCGCCGCTCGAGCGGCTCGCGGCGGTGGCCGCCGAGTTCGAGGCCGCCGCGGCCCGGGCGGGGAAGCGCGTCTGCTACTTCGGAGCCGAGGAGCGCCTGCTGCGTTCCGGCGACTACGCCGCTCACCTGATCGGCATGCACCCCGTCTGGACCCCGGCGACGTGGGCCGAGCGCTTCGACGGCAGCGCGTCGCTCAGGGCCCAGCGCAGCCGCGCCGGCAACAAGGGCGTGCGGGTGCACGAGGCGCCGGGCGCGTCGGAACGTTCCGCCGCCGTCGCGGCGTGCCACGCCGCCTGGCTGGCGGAGAAGCGCCTGCCGGCACTCGGCTTCCTCGCCCACACCGACCCCAACGCCCTCGCGCCCGGTGCCCTGGCCGACCGGCGCCTGTTCGTGGCCACGCTCGGCCAAGCGCCCGGCCGGGAGCGGCCGGGAACCGTCGTCGGCTACGTCACGGCCGCGCCCATCCCGCAGCGAGCCGGCTGGCTCATCGACAAGGTGGTCAGACGCCGGAGCGCCCCCAACGGCACCGCCGAGCTGCTGCTCGACACCGCCATCAGGCGCCTCGCGCCAAGCGCCGAGCGCATCACGCTCGGGCTCGCGCCGCTCGCCCTGCCCGGGAGGGCACAGGAGCGACGGGACGCCGCTCCCGCCTGGCTGCACGCCGCCGAGTGGGCCGCGCGACGGTGGGGACGCGCGCTCTACGACTTCGAGGGGCTCCAGGCGTTCAAGCGCAAGTTCCGTCCCGACGCCTGGGAGCCCGTCTACCTGCTGACGCCCGCGCGCCGCATCGGGGTGAGGGAGTGCGTGGCGCTCGCCGCTGCCTTCCTCGCTACCCGCTAG
- a CDS encoding basic amino acid ABC transporter substrate-binding protein, with protein sequence MKRIATLLTALLVAGSLALAQTPDLGGRTLVVGSDTTYPPFETVDQNGVIVGFDVDVVNAICERINCVAKFQTTAWDGIFAAMANGEFDMIASGITITEERAAVVEFTEPYHEVNQAVAVRTSDGNLTLADFTDGDLILGAQTGTTNAILAEELVGRDRLRIYDDFNAAVLALVNGDVDGVMIDDSSADAFVQQYAGQIVAAIRNVESGEKLGFAVKPGDELVDALNAGLELIRADGTLAALAEKWFTGEEQ encoded by the coding sequence ATGAAGCGTATCGCTACCTTACTCACGGCCCTACTCGTCGCCGGCTCCCTGGCGCTGGCGCAGACACCCGACCTTGGCGGCCGCACCCTGGTCGTCGGTTCCGACACCACCTACCCCCCCTTCGAGACGGTCGACCAGAACGGGGTCATCGTCGGCTTCGACGTGGACGTGGTCAACGCCATCTGCGAGCGCATCAACTGCGTCGCCAAGTTCCAGACGACCGCCTGGGACGGCATCTTCGCGGCCATGGCCAACGGCGAGTTCGACATGATCGCCTCGGGCATCACCATCACCGAGGAGCGCGCCGCGGTGGTCGAGTTCACGGAGCCGTACCACGAGGTCAACCAGGCGGTGGCCGTGCGCACCAGCGACGGCAACCTCACCCTCGCCGACTTCACCGACGGCGACCTGATCCTCGGCGCGCAGACCGGCACCACCAACGCCATCCTCGCCGAGGAGCTCGTCGGGCGCGACCGGCTGCGCATCTACGACGACTTCAACGCCGCCGTCCTGGCGCTCGTCAACGGCGACGTCGACGGCGTCATGATCGACGACTCCTCCGCCGACGCCTTCGTGCAGCAGTACGCGGGCCAGATCGTGGCCGCCATCCGCAACGTCGAGTCGGGCGAGAAGCTCGGCTTCGCCGTCAAGCCCGGCGACGAGCTGGTCGACGCCCTGAACGCCGGCCTCGAGCTGATCCGGGCCGACGGCACGCTCGCGGCGCTCGCCGAGAAGTGGTTCACGGGCGAAGAGCAGTAA